In the Afipia sp. GAS231 genome, AAGGCTATCCGCGTTCACGTGCAGAACAGGTAAACCGGCCAAGAGCCCGCCAAAATCGTCCCAAGGCGCAATTAAGACGGCCATCAAGGCAGCAAAAAGCCCGGGCAACCGGCCCGGGCCTTTCTTGATTCAAGCCCGATGGATCAGGCGGCCGGCTTGTAGAGCTTCGAGGCCGAGGCCTTGATCGGCTCGACGGTCTCGGTGGCGACCTTCTGGCCGAGCTCGGTGAGCTCCTTGGCCTGGGCTGCGAGCGTCTCGAACTGCTTCTTGGCGTGCGAGGTCCACAGCTCCATCGCGGCGGCCGGGGTCTTCACGCCGAACAGTTCCTGGGCGAAATCGAGCGAGGTCGAGGTGTTGGCCTTGAAGAACTCGACCAACTTGGCCGAGTACTCGCTGGCACCCTTGCTGGCGGTGGTGAATACCGCCTCGATGGTGCCGTTATGGGTCTCGGCGGCATCCTTGAACTTGGCGTAGTTGTCGCGGGCCTGCGAAACGCCCTTTTCGGCGAACGCGCGCATCTGCTCGGGGACTTCGAAGGGAATGATGGAGGCGGAGAACGGATCGGTGGAAGTGGTCACGGCATGCATCCTTCACAATGGGGTTTAAACGAGTTTCTCCCTCGCGGTCGGCCGGCACGCTGCCTGATACCGAAGGGAGCACGTACACAAACTCACGGAAGCGCCCATCCACGGGCCTGCCTAACTAGCACCCATATCATGTCAAATTTGTGCAACGCAACGCGATTTCTGGTGCAATGCCACATATGTGACGCGGTCAGGATGCAAGTTCCCGCCCGGCGACCCAACGGTTGTATGGGCCTCCGGGCAGCTCGGGTGCGGCTCAGGTTTTGGGCGTCGCCGCGTCCATCGCGGCCTTGCTGACGATCTGGCCCATTTCGCTGGCCTGCTGCGCCAGCGACCGCATCTGGCCCTGCACATATTCGCTGTGCAGACGCATCACCTCGGTCAAATCCTTGGCCTTCAGCAGCGACTGCGCATATTCGAGCGAGGCCTGCACGTTCTGTTCGGCATAGGCGACCGCCTTGGCGCCGATGTCCTTGGCGCCGGCGCGAACCGTGGCGCCGCGCTCCTCGATCGAGCCTGCGGCCGTCTGCGCGGAGGCCACGAATTTCTCCAGCGTCTTGCGGGCCTGATCGAAGCTCGCTTCCGCCATCGCTCGCATGTCCTTCGAAATCTCGAAACGATCGTCGCTCATGCTCCACTCCTGATGTGTTGGCCAAGGAATAGCTAGGGACTACCTGGATATCGCCGAACGGCCTCGCCGGTATGACGCGGGTCCAAAGGTTCCGCATCGTGGACCTCTGGCGGCCGTCTGCAACAGCCCAACGCCGCTGATGGCTCTAGGTTCAGCAGGACCGGGTTCGACCCGCCGGGTTAAGGTTATCCCGGCTTTGGCCCCCGCAGGCCGGGTCCGGCCGTGGACCTGCCGCTCCCCGCTTGCGATACTAGCGATCTTTTAAGGCTGTCAGCATTTGGCGGCCGATTCCAAGGCCCGGACGGTCCAATAGTTGCGATGAACTTTGCGGAATTTCAGTTGCAGGCCTCAGGCGATCCGCGATTGGCGGCCTATGCGGCGAGCCCCCTGCCTGCCTGGTTGTGGTCGTCTGACGGCACGCGAATCCTGTGGGCCAATCCGGCCGGCGCCGGCGTGTTCGGTGCGGCCGATGGTGCCGCGCTTGCGAACCGGATTTTCGGGCCGGCCGACCGGCATCGCCGTCAGGTCGCGCGACTTGCCGGCCGCGTGTCGGCGGGCGGCGCTATCCGGCTGGAGCGGGTGCAGGGCTTTGGTGCAGCACCCGGCATGCTCGCGACCTGCGGTTATCAGCGGATCGATTTTCACGACGGCAGTCACGGCCTTCTGATTGCCGCCAGCGCGCCGCCGATGCTGCGCGAACGGCCTGTCGCCGCGACCGAGCGCGAGGCCAAACCTGCCGAGTCACCCGCCGTCGCCGAAGCGGCGCCATTGCCGGCGGCACAACCTGCAGCGGACGCCGGGCAACATTCGCCGTCGCAGCCGCCAATCAAAACACAGACTGAGTTTGCGCTGTTCGACGCCTTTGCCGAGCCACCGGCGA is a window encoding:
- a CDS encoding phasin; translated protein: MTTSTDPFSASIIPFEVPEQMRAFAEKGVSQARDNYAKFKDAAETHNGTIEAVFTTASKGASEYSAKLVEFFKANTSTSLDFAQELFGVKTPAAAMELWTSHAKKQFETLAAQAKELTELGQKVATETVEPIKASASKLYKPAA
- a CDS encoding phasin family protein, producing the protein MSDDRFEISKDMRAMAEASFDQARKTLEKFVASAQTAAGSIEERGATVRAGAKDIGAKAVAYAEQNVQASLEYAQSLLKAKDLTEVMRLHSEYVQGQMRSLAQQASEMGQIVSKAAMDAATPKT